One part of the Flavobacterium johnsoniae UW101 genome encodes these proteins:
- a CDS encoding SusC/RagA family TonB-linked outer membrane protein, with the protein MKNHFRIKKDSNCVSEFNLKKKMMILSLLFSLFQVSGYAISSTSTTVSSNVLQTEIKGQVNDENGMPLPGVTVLEKGSKNAALTDFDGKFSLKVENPNSVLLISFLGYTTAEVSLKGKTSITVKMQKATTSLDEVVVVGYGKMKKKDLTGAIVQVSPDKLVNQNPQTVQDILRGTPGVRVGYDPSAKGGGRIQIRGQTSVYTASNNKDDKYGPHNDPLIILDGMQFYGELSEINPDDIAQLDILKDASAASVYGSRAAAGVILISTKKGKTGKPMVSFTTNTTISNKSAYRKVYSPEGYLKYREDWETAQTYGVNTATGQYEAFITGTVANGRPGYFSNPNDLSKWGITEAQWLAYQPTAQTVGKSSKEVWGARLGLNFDPSLMANFLADKTHDWSNSSFRTGINHDNNLSISGAGDRVNYYMSFGYLTSEGAIVGNDYKSARSNMKVDAKVTDWLDLGLNVNFQDRSDGDITPSLGTNPGDNNMMRTSPFGTFIDANGNYERQPMGKNVSGQNYNYYYERQFIEKETGYTTLNTIFNAKVSLPLGITYTFNIAPRYQFFHDRYFRSTQNPNWPAATTGVNRNNSTRFDYNLNNNLTWDYTIAQKHHIIATFVQEAEERRFWSDGMDAYNIQPSDALGFHLVNTATMANSAIRSNDTHETADALMARLFYSFDNRYMLTATIRRDGYSAFGASNPYAVFPSFGVAWNFKNEKWFNWDAMSTGKLRLSWGKNGNRTLADPYISLANLVNTGTMGYLDPSGKALELKYLALDRMANPNLEWEKTTSTNIGLDLGFLNDRITATVDAYRASTRDMIMSQSLPGFTGFSSIATNLGEVQNQGIELSLNTLNMKRENFEWRTTFGISYNENKIVSLYGNMVDIKDENGNVIGRQEGNDSANGWFIGKSITQIWDYRITGIWQKDEWKEAQKYGQRPGDPKVANSYTADDVDAVDADGNPYKKAVYNEKDKQFLGNSNSPVQWSLRNDFKIYKNWDLGISMYSNVGGKSLNSNYMNTFNDASLYKFNFNPYVNPYWTLDNPTNEWARLDAKGPAGTPVAPGRLYDRSFIRLDNISLAYTLPKDILDKVHIKSIKIYASVQNVATWSASKEWKYYGDPETGGLATRQFNLGFNFQL; encoded by the coding sequence ATGAAAAATCACTTTAGGATTAAAAAAGATTCTAATTGTGTATCTGAATTTAATTTGAAAAAGAAAATGATGATATTATCGCTATTGTTTTCTTTATTTCAGGTTTCTGGATACGCCATTAGTTCTACAAGTACAACTGTATCTTCAAATGTACTTCAAACAGAAATTAAAGGACAGGTAAATGACGAAAATGGTATGCCATTGCCGGGAGTTACTGTTTTAGAAAAAGGAAGTAAAAATGCTGCTTTAACAGATTTTGACGGAAAGTTTTCTTTAAAAGTAGAGAATCCTAATTCTGTATTACTAATATCTTTTTTAGGTTATACGACTGCCGAAGTCAGCCTAAAAGGTAAAACTTCAATTACTGTAAAAATGCAAAAAGCAACAACTTCATTAGATGAGGTAGTTGTAGTAGGTTATGGTAAAATGAAGAAAAAGGATTTAACGGGAGCAATTGTTCAGGTTTCACCTGATAAATTAGTAAACCAAAATCCGCAGACGGTTCAGGATATCTTAAGAGGTACTCCTGGAGTAAGAGTAGGGTATGATCCTTCTGCAAAAGGAGGCGGGAGAATACAAATTCGTGGTCAGACTTCTGTATATACTGCCAGTAATAATAAGGATGATAAATACGGACCTCATAATGACCCGCTTATTATTTTAGACGGTATGCAGTTTTATGGTGAACTTTCAGAAATTAATCCTGACGATATTGCACAGCTTGATATTTTAAAAGATGCTTCGGCAGCATCTGTATACGGATCGAGAGCAGCAGCTGGGGTTATTCTTATTTCAACTAAAAAAGGTAAAACAGGTAAACCTATGGTTAGTTTTACTACTAACACAACGATCAGCAATAAAAGCGCCTATCGTAAAGTGTATTCTCCAGAAGGCTACTTAAAATATCGTGAAGACTGGGAAACTGCCCAAACGTATGGTGTTAATACTGCAACAGGGCAATACGAAGCCTTTATAACAGGAACAGTTGCAAATGGCAGACCGGGGTATTTTTCAAATCCAAATGATTTATCAAAATGGGGCATTACCGAAGCACAATGGCTGGCTTATCAGCCAACAGCTCAAACAGTCGGGAAAAGCAGTAAAGAAGTTTGGGGAGCCCGTTTAGGACTAAATTTTGATCCTTCGCTGATGGCAAATTTCCTGGCTGATAAAACACACGACTGGAGTAACAGTTCTTTTAGAACAGGAATTAATCATGATAATAATTTGAGTATTTCCGGTGCAGGTGACCGAGTAAATTATTATATGTCCTTTGGTTATTTAACTTCAGAAGGAGCGATTGTTGGAAATGATTATAAATCAGCTCGTTCTAACATGAAAGTTGATGCTAAAGTTACGGACTGGCTAGACCTTGGATTAAACGTTAATTTTCAGGATCGATCAGATGGAGATATAACTCCTTCTTTAGGAACAAACCCCGGAGATAATAATATGATGAGAACCAGCCCGTTTGGAACTTTTATAGATGCAAATGGCAACTATGAAAGACAGCCGATGGGAAAAAATGTCTCAGGACAAAATTATAACTATTACTACGAGCGTCAATTTATTGAAAAAGAGACAGGATATACAACATTAAATACCATTTTCAATGCTAAAGTAAGTCTGCCTTTAGGTATTACTTACACTTTTAACATTGCTCCTCGTTATCAGTTTTTTCATGATCGTTATTTCAGATCTACGCAGAACCCAAACTGGCCTGCAGCTACTACAGGTGTAAACAGAAACAATTCAACAAGATTTGATTATAATCTGAATAATAACTTAACATGGGATTATACGATTGCTCAAAAACATCATATTATAGCCACTTTTGTTCAGGAAGCTGAAGAACGCCGTTTTTGGTCAGATGGAATGGATGCTTATAATATTCAGCCTTCAGATGCTCTGGGATTTCACCTTGTTAATACGGCAACAATGGCTAATAGTGCAATTAGATCAAACGATACACATGAAACGGCAGATGCATTAATGGCAAGACTTTTCTATTCGTTTGATAATCGTTATATGCTTACAGCGACTATTCGCCGTGATGGATATTCGGCATTTGGAGCTTCAAATCCTTATGCAGTTTTCCCTTCTTTTGGAGTTGCATGGAACTTTAAAAATGAAAAATGGTTCAACTGGGATGCTATGAGTACTGGTAAATTGCGTTTGTCTTGGGGTAAAAATGGAAACAGAACGCTTGCAGATCCGTACATTTCTTTGGCAAATCTTGTAAATACCGGAACAATGGGGTATTTAGATCCTTCTGGAAAAGCACTTGAATTGAAATATTTAGCGCTTGACCGTATGGCAAATCCAAATCTGGAATGGGAAAAAACAACATCAACAAACATTGGTCTTGATTTAGGTTTCTTAAATGACCGTATTACTGCTACTGTAGATGCTTACAGAGCCTCTACACGTGATATGATTATGAGTCAGTCATTACCTGGTTTTACAGGATTTTCATCAATTGCTACCAATCTTGGAGAAGTTCAAAATCAAGGTATTGAGTTGAGTCTTAATACGCTTAATATGAAAAGAGAAAATTTTGAATGGCGTACTACATTTGGAATATCTTACAACGAGAACAAAATTGTGTCATTGTATGGCAATATGGTAGACATTAAAGATGAAAACGGTAATGTTATTGGAAGACAAGAAGGAAATGATTCTGCAAATGGATGGTTTATAGGAAAATCAATTACTCAAATTTGGGATTATAGAATAACTGGAATCTGGCAGAAAGATGAATGGAAAGAGGCTCAAAAATACGGACAGCGCCCTGGAGATCCAAAAGTTGCCAACAGCTATACGGCAGATGATGTAGATGCGGTAGATGCAGATGGAAACCCTTATAAAAAAGCAGTTTATAATGAAAAAGACAAACAGTTTTTAGGAAACTCAAATTCTCCTGTACAATGGTCGCTGCGTAATGATTTCAAGATTTATAAAAATTGGGATTTGGGTATCAGTATGTATTCTAATGTGGGAGGAAAGTCACTTAACTCAAATTATATGAATACTTTCAACGATGCGAGTTTATATAAATTCAACTTCAATCCTTATGTAAACCCGTATTGGACACTTGACAACCCAACTAATGAATGGGCGCGTCTTGATGCTAAAGGACCTGCTGGAACTCCGGTTGCGCCGGGAAGATTGTACGACCGCAGTTTTATTCGTCTGGATAACATTTCGTTAGCTTACACGCTTCCTAAAGATATTTTAGATAAAGTACATATTAAAAGTATAAAAATTTATGCTTCGGTTCAAAACGTTGCAACATGGTCTGCTTCTAAAGAATGGAAATATTACGGAGATCCAGAAACAGGCGGACTGGCTACAAGACAGTTTAATTTAGGTTTTAATTTCCAACTTTAA
- a CDS encoding Ca2+-dependent phosphoinositide-specific phospholipase C, whose product MELKDRLYNQIQIKASHNSYVDALPALPTQLLFDPNDPAKDGCLGLELDIWRHSSKYVPYSSIQEGYFTVSHSNGRQTKLKYFLDILKTWHEANKLHYPVFVTIDIKSKFGGYARFHEEIDTYLQQYFGDDKIFMPNAMMPDRKAGLYDNARVYGWHKIGDMLGKFIFCLSGNKGWKKRYSNTDILDRRCFSDIDIDDEKDINNIVVYNMSKSKGLKYSYRGPSTRITRVYDVDKEKDWNDILRFNHSVIATNKVNDTKWAKVNNTSPINVKTGV is encoded by the coding sequence ATGGAACTAAAAGATCGTCTTTATAATCAAATTCAAATTAAGGCTTCACATAACAGTTATGTTGATGCATTGCCGGCTCTGCCTACTCAATTATTGTTTGATCCAAATGATCCTGCAAAAGATGGATGCTTGGGACTCGAACTCGACATTTGGAGGCATTCCTCAAAATATGTTCCGTATAGCTCTATACAGGAAGGATATTTTACTGTAAGTCATTCAAATGGACGTCAAACCAAATTGAAATATTTTCTTGACATTCTAAAAACCTGGCACGAAGCCAATAAATTACATTACCCGGTTTTTGTTACTATAGACATAAAAAGTAAATTCGGAGGATATGCCAGATTTCATGAAGAAATCGATACGTATTTGCAGCAGTATTTTGGAGATGATAAAATCTTTATGCCAAATGCTATGATGCCAGATAGAAAAGCAGGATTATATGATAATGCCAGAGTTTACGGCTGGCATAAAATTGGTGATATGTTAGGCAAATTTATTTTTTGCCTGAGCGGAAACAAGGGATGGAAAAAAAGATACTCTAATACTGATATTTTAGACCGACGCTGTTTTAGTGATATAGATATTGATGATGAAAAGGATATTAATAATATTGTTGTTTATAATATGTCAAAATCAAAAGGTTTAAAGTATTCTTACAGAGGACCTTCAACCCGCATTACGCGTGTGTACGATGTTGACAAAGAGAAAGACTGGAATGATATTTTAAGATTCAATCATTCAGTAATAGCAACAAATAAAGTCAATGATACTAAATGGGCAAAGGTTAATAACACCTCTCCTATAAATGTTAAAACAGGAGTTTAA
- a CDS encoding outer membrane beta-barrel family protein has translation MKTVITSILILLIPMLGLSQQTVVSGKVQDNANKEAIPYATVSIQDSTLKTLAVGVTDDKGDFVFEKLPNGKMTITFSYIGYQNYSRTFEIISGRPKIELGTIDLHTDAVQLNAVEITGQKSSVSLKLDKKVFEVGKDVLSQNGSAHDVLNSVPSVTVSPTGGVSLRGNSSVLVLINGRQSGLTQNNALDQIAADQIERIEVITNPSSRYDASGSAGIINIILKRNKKSGFSGQVRLVAGSPNDSRLNPSINFKSDKINIFSNFGIRSSDYVGLYTTNQTTTDNGKSNYLNRVQNEDRHDDGKLMYFGADYYIDEHRTITAAFLKNATEDDDKTHLLYNYSQAENVKDSVLAREGKSLEKRDYNQLEFNYTQTFKRPAKKWTIDVQYDWWNSDKNWNLSTQRLYPETLAYPGIRTNSVGNSKDLLVQSDFVQPIDTISTFEVGVKTEIRKVSSQFLAEQQEDDIWKIYQNIDNDLKYTETIASGYAQYSSKIKRFSYMFGLRTEFTKISITDSKNTYSDDKNYNRLFPSVNLSYKFDASTLQLNYSKRINRPPLYALYPFNEVTDLNAQYVGNPDLNPSYTDVFELAFLKTWKKFTLNPSVYYQWESGYIQDFTYRENNIFYTTPINIQHEIRSGIELSTLYNPAKWLQVNMEMNFYHFKQKGSYQDEDLNYEGKTFTGRLNTQIKLPAKFSFQGRYNFRGAQQNAQTKNDPLQSLDFGLSKVLLKDKATIVFDVTNAFDLRQNKSTTIGDNYYLNVNSIPNAARYRLSFVYRFNLTDPKGIRQANNANRN, from the coding sequence ATGAAAACAGTAATAACCAGTATTTTAATTTTATTAATTCCTATGCTTGGCCTTTCACAGCAAACAGTTGTTTCGGGTAAAGTTCAGGATAATGCAAATAAAGAAGCAATTCCTTATGCAACAGTGTCAATACAAGACAGCACATTAAAAACATTGGCAGTTGGTGTAACGGATGATAAAGGTGATTTTGTTTTTGAAAAACTGCCAAATGGCAAAATGACAATCACTTTTAGTTACATTGGATATCAAAATTACAGCCGAACATTTGAAATCATTTCGGGCAGGCCAAAAATTGAATTAGGCACAATTGATTTACATACCGATGCAGTACAATTAAATGCCGTTGAAATTACGGGACAAAAATCGAGTGTGAGCTTAAAACTTGATAAAAAAGTTTTTGAAGTTGGTAAAGATGTGCTTTCGCAGAATGGTTCTGCACATGATGTTTTAAATAGCGTTCCCTCTGTAACTGTTAGTCCGACTGGCGGTGTAAGTCTTCGTGGCAACAGCAGTGTTCTGGTGTTAATTAACGGAAGACAATCTGGTTTAACACAAAATAATGCCCTTGACCAAATTGCAGCCGATCAAATTGAACGTATTGAGGTAATAACCAATCCTTCATCTCGATATGATGCTTCCGGTTCGGCAGGGATTATTAATATTATTTTAAAGCGAAACAAAAAAAGCGGTTTTAGCGGTCAGGTTCGATTAGTGGCCGGATCTCCAAATGACAGCCGTTTAAATCCAAGCATCAATTTTAAATCAGATAAAATCAATATTTTTTCAAATTTTGGGATACGTTCTTCGGACTATGTTGGTTTATATACCACAAACCAGACTACTACAGATAATGGTAAATCAAATTATTTAAACCGAGTGCAAAACGAGGATCGTCATGACGATGGAAAATTAATGTATTTTGGAGCCGATTATTATATAGATGAACATCGAACTATTACAGCTGCGTTTTTAAAAAATGCTACAGAAGATGATGATAAAACTCATTTATTATACAATTACAGTCAGGCCGAAAATGTAAAAGACAGCGTTTTAGCAAGAGAAGGAAAATCATTAGAAAAAAGAGATTACAACCAATTAGAATTTAATTATACCCAGACTTTTAAACGTCCGGCAAAAAAATGGACAATTGATGTTCAGTATGATTGGTGGAACAGCGATAAAAACTGGAATCTTTCGACACAGCGTTTGTATCCAGAAACATTGGCTTATCCCGGTATTCGGACTAATTCAGTAGGAAATAGTAAAGATCTGCTCGTTCAGAGTGATTTTGTACAGCCGATAGATACAATTTCGACATTTGAAGTTGGTGTTAAAACGGAGATACGTAAAGTTTCCAGTCAATTTTTGGCAGAACAGCAAGAAGATGATATTTGGAAAATCTATCAAAATATTGATAACGACTTAAAGTATACAGAAACAATTGCCAGCGGATATGCACAATACAGCAGTAAAATTAAACGATTCAGCTATATGTTTGGACTGCGAACAGAGTTTACCAAAATTTCGATTACAGATAGTAAAAACACATATAGTGATGATAAAAATTATAATAGACTATTTCCTAGCGTTAATTTGAGCTATAAGTTTGATGCATCAACTTTACAGTTAAATTACAGTAAGCGCATCAATCGTCCGCCTTTATATGCTTTATATCCTTTTAATGAAGTAACAGATTTAAATGCACAATATGTTGGAAATCCAGATCTTAATCCATCTTATACAGATGTTTTTGAGCTGGCTTTTCTTAAAACATGGAAAAAATTTACTTTAAATCCGTCTGTTTATTACCAGTGGGAAAGCGGTTATATACAAGATTTTACCTATCGTGAAAACAATATTTTTTATACAACACCCATTAATATTCAACATGAAATACGAAGCGGTATTGAACTTTCAACCTTATATAATCCTGCAAAATGGCTTCAGGTAAATATGGAAATGAATTTTTATCATTTTAAACAAAAAGGAAGTTATCAGGATGAAGACCTTAATTATGAAGGAAAGACTTTTACCGGACGTTTAAACACACAGATTAAACTGCCTGCAAAATTTAGTTTTCAGGGACGTTACAATTTTCGCGGAGCGCAGCAAAATGCACAAACCAAAAATGATCCCCTGCAATCGCTTGATTTTGGGTTAAGTAAAGTTTTATTGAAAGATAAAGCGACTATTGTATTTGATGTTACAAATGCATTTGATCTGCGTCAAAACAAAAGCACTACAATTGGTGACAATTATTATCTAAATGTGAATAGCATACCTAATGCGGCACGCTACAGACTTAGTTTTGTGTATCGTTTTAACTTAACAGATCCAAAAGGAATTAGACAAGCAAATAACGCGAATCGCAATTAA
- a CDS encoding histidine kinase translates to MYRSAFFTIFLVLLFTSCKQYTEFVKSDVTYYKDDDKPHDYLGSSPDSIFKVNIDVDLYKRENPSAPLGLQINAFGAFDVYWDGVLVGSNGKMAKSGQSEVPGTEMSYYQIPEKLAGKGKHIVTITGTQMQLRETLRGIDVKLESYLRLHRAPLIVMSFMNLMAGAFLIASIYYFFLYINSTRKEATVLLFGIICLLFFCLLIIEYIKFYIDIPYTHFYTRLQIVGLLTFIISILVPWYFMLQFGFKRKRLFLFLLFAGLVIIYVKHYGHYDKTAIYFSYVMCFVSIIIAADAAFRKIKGGVIVVAGLLASIVVNKFIFYDFGLFISFTIIVLSMLYLHTIKTKALEEAHNASLLLSSRLQLELVKKNIQPHFLRNTLTSLIDWIEESPQQGVVFIRALADEFDIMNSISEDTLIPVRQEIELCKKHLEVMSFRKELNYKWEEKNIDENEEIPPAIIHTIIENGITHSLPSKDGSITFCLSFIREKKYKQYTLLTVAKNRNKKKSDLSGTGFKYIKARLNESYGNNWQFDSFAVEEGWLTEIKIFDTK, encoded by the coding sequence ATGTATAGATCAGCTTTTTTTACCATTTTTTTAGTGCTATTGTTTACATCATGTAAGCAGTATACGGAGTTCGTCAAATCTGATGTAACCTATTATAAAGATGACGATAAACCACATGATTATCTGGGTTCATCACCAGATTCTATATTTAAGGTTAATATTGATGTTGATCTTTACAAACGAGAAAATCCCTCTGCTCCGCTGGGACTGCAGATTAATGCTTTTGGTGCTTTTGACGTTTATTGGGACGGTGTATTAGTGGGAAGCAACGGTAAAATGGCAAAATCTGGTCAGAGCGAAGTACCGGGAACAGAAATGAGCTATTACCAAATACCCGAAAAACTGGCTGGTAAAGGCAAACATATTGTAACCATAACAGGAACACAAATGCAGCTTAGAGAAACCCTGCGCGGCATAGATGTAAAACTCGAAAGTTATTTAAGGCTGCACCGCGCACCGCTTATTGTTATGTCTTTTATGAACCTCATGGCTGGGGCTTTTCTCATTGCATCAATTTATTATTTTTTTCTATACATCAACAGCACTCGAAAAGAAGCAACAGTTTTGCTTTTCGGAATAATCTGTCTGCTCTTTTTCTGTCTGCTTATTATAGAATACATAAAATTTTATATCGATATTCCGTATACACACTTTTATACACGGCTGCAAATTGTAGGCTTGCTTACTTTTATAATTTCCATATTGGTTCCGTGGTATTTTATGCTGCAGTTTGGCTTTAAAAGAAAGCGGTTATTTCTATTTCTTTTGTTTGCAGGTCTTGTAATAATCTATGTTAAACATTACGGACATTACGACAAAACAGCCATATATTTTAGCTATGTAATGTGCTTTGTCTCTATTATTATTGCAGCCGATGCGGCATTTCGAAAAATTAAAGGCGGAGTAATAGTAGTTGCGGGTTTATTGGCCAGCATTGTGGTAAATAAGTTTATATTTTATGATTTTGGATTGTTTATCTCTTTTACCATTATCGTATTGTCAATGCTTTACCTGCATACCATTAAAACTAAAGCTTTAGAAGAAGCTCATAATGCATCGTTATTACTTTCGTCCAGATTACAGCTTGAACTTGTTAAGAAAAATATTCAGCCTCATTTTCTTCGCAATACCCTTACTTCTCTAATTGACTGGATCGAAGAATCGCCGCAACAGGGCGTTGTGTTTATTCGGGCGCTGGCAGATGAATTTGATATTATGAATTCAATTTCTGAAGATACCTTAATACCTGTAAGGCAGGAGATTGAATTATGCAAAAAACATTTAGAAGTAATGTCTTTTAGAAAAGAATTGAATTACAAATGGGAAGAAAAAAATATTGATGAAAATGAAGAAATTCCGCCTGCTATTATTCACACCATTATAGAAAATGGCATTACACACAGTTTACCTTCAAAAGACGGTTCAATTACTTTCTGTTTAAGTTTTATAAGAGAAAAAAAATACAAACAATATACTTTGCTTACCGTGGCAAAAAATCGAAATAAAAAGAAAAGCGACCTCAGCGGAACAGGTTTTAAATATATAAAGGCCCGATTAAATGAAAGTTATGGCAATAACTGGCAGTTTGATTCTTTTGCTGTTGAAGAAGGATGGCTCACAGAAATTAAAATTTTTGATACAAAATGA
- a CDS encoding LytR/AlgR family response regulator transcription factor, whose protein sequence is MKILIIEDEARIAKRIERMTRGFFNKDVQIFLSDSVENGLNTINQNEIDLLLLDLNLNGEDGFDVLQTVVSKSFQTIIISAYTDKAITAFNYGVLDFVPKPFDENRLAQAFTRYTTPERKASSEIQFLAVKKAKTIKLITITDIKYIKGAGIYTELHLHDGRIELHDKSLESLEKLLPITFERIHKSYILCWNEAEKLVVEAGGRYQMLLKNGEILPVGRSKYKEIKYKLI, encoded by the coding sequence ATGAAAATTCTAATTATTGAAGACGAAGCGAGAATTGCAAAACGAATCGAAAGAATGACCAGAGGTTTTTTTAATAAAGATGTCCAGATTTTTCTTTCTGATTCGGTTGAAAACGGTTTAAATACAATTAATCAAAATGAAATTGATTTATTGCTTCTGGATTTAAACCTAAATGGTGAAGATGGATTTGATGTCCTGCAGACTGTTGTATCAAAATCTTTTCAAACCATTATTATTTCAGCATATACAGACAAAGCTATTACTGCATTTAATTACGGCGTTTTAGATTTTGTACCCAAACCATTTGACGAAAACAGACTCGCACAAGCTTTTACCCGTTATACAACACCAGAAAGAAAAGCCAGCAGTGAAATTCAGTTTTTAGCTGTAAAAAAAGCAAAAACTATTAAACTCATTACTATTACAGATATTAAATACATAAAAGGCGCAGGCATTTATACAGAATTGCATTTACATGACGGCCGTATAGAATTACATGACAAATCGCTTGAATCACTGGAAAAACTGCTGCCAATAACTTTTGAACGAATACACAAATCATACATTCTCTGCTGGAATGAAGCAGAAAAGCTCGTTGTAGAAGCCGGAGGCCGATATCAGATGTTACTAAAAAATGGAGAAATACTACCTGTAGGCCGTTCTAAATATAAAGAAATCAAATATAAATTGATATAG
- a CDS encoding peroxidase, FMP-type, which translates to MLKRNGFDDELNLTHLDANIDSNQNEISFKGAPETDGILASMMKGYSKVQIETPIRPFHESNLQKILDNVDYGILRALQGTWVSYNHNGNGSRELIGSGIHTTIMPSPGTNAGTIPGKFSFECEEYIEKLTFDLVPGGVRNRGGANEQFCGAVKYEQSIKSVNAVPGESALKYTPIHEENGMYLWLSDIFNYAATEKTIEEDRGIHALEPNAPNRDLYKSGYQDETVFLIINDLGEKEYVTLENLKGRPYLSIVPAKELKPGAGQTGPYFIPDYSISRSGVIPHGSTITLLGDLTRGKSGYLINTAPEFPEGNEAWEYDHLSISKTMGGAGASKKEPINLDEAPPAWVFEKLNKDNDPQENRIYTQRILAHPLYPYSVRPDLRLRDSLKGETIKNHVLIQMSSKNKTGAQGGILNVPFVNRFVTTVEMNMRMWIETVEENGKEILQLQYEQIIFFEFDFGDDGGTTSWPHIQVNTLRKIEDVSPEQRQLMEEQFPSSHKIESPASGCPYHKG; encoded by the coding sequence ATGTTAAAACGTAACGGCTTTGATGATGAGTTAAATTTAACTCATTTAGATGCAAACATAGATTCAAATCAAAATGAAATATCATTTAAAGGAGCTCCCGAAACCGATGGTATATTGGCGAGTATGATGAAAGGATATTCAAAAGTTCAAATTGAAACTCCAATCAGGCCTTTTCATGAAAGCAATCTGCAGAAAATTCTAGACAATGTAGATTATGGTATTTTAAGAGCATTACAAGGAACCTGGGTAAGCTATAATCATAATGGAAATGGTTCAAGAGAATTAATAGGAAGCGGTATACACACTACAATTATGCCTTCGCCGGGCACTAATGCAGGAACGATTCCCGGAAAATTTAGTTTTGAATGTGAAGAATATATCGAAAAACTGACATTTGATTTAGTTCCTGGCGGGGTTCGCAATCGCGGCGGTGCAAACGAGCAGTTTTGCGGTGCTGTTAAATATGAACAGAGTATTAAAAGTGTAAATGCTGTGCCGGGAGAATCAGCTTTAAAATATACGCCAATTCATGAAGAAAACGGAATGTATTTGTGGCTGAGCGATATATTTAATTATGCTGCCACAGAAAAAACAATTGAAGAGGACCGAGGCATACATGCATTAGAACCAAATGCTCCTAATAGAGATTTATATAAAAGCGGTTATCAGGACGAAACGGTTTTCTTGATTATAAATGATTTAGGTGAAAAAGAATATGTAACTCTCGAAAATTTAAAAGGAAGACCTTATCTTTCGATTGTTCCTGCTAAAGAGTTAAAACCGGGAGCAGGGCAGACAGGACCTTATTTTATACCCGACTATTCTATTTCACGAAGCGGCGTAATTCCGCACGGAAGCACCATAACATTGTTAGGAGATCTAACTAGAGGCAAGTCAGGTTATTTAATTAATACAGCACCTGAATTTCCAGAAGGTAATGAAGCGTGGGAATACGATCACCTTTCTATTTCAAAAACTATGGGAGGGGCAGGAGCAAGTAAAAAAGAGCCTATAAATCTTGATGAAGCTCCGCCTGCATGGGTGTTTGAAAAGCTTAACAAGGATAATGACCCTCAGGAAAACAGGATTTATACACAGCGAATTCTGGCACATCCGTTATATCCGTATTCAGTAAGACCGGACTTAAGACTGCGTGATTCTTTAAAAGGAGAAACTATAAAAAATCACGTGCTTATTCAGATGTCATCTAAAAATAAAACGGGAGCACAAGGCGGAATATTAAATGTTCCGTTTGTAAATCGTTTTGTTACTACAGTTGAAATGAACATGCGAATGTGGATTGAAACTGTTGAAGAAAATGGAAAAGAAATTCTGCAGCTGCAATACGAGCAGATCATATTTTTTGAATTTGATTTTGGAGATGACGGCGGTACAACAAGCTGGCCTCATATACAAGTAAATACACTTCGTAAAATCGAAGATGTTTCGCCAGAACAGAGACAATTAATGGAAGAACAGTTTCCATCTTCTCATAAAATAGAATCTCCTGCTTCAGGATGTCCTTATCATAAAGGTTAA